One Hermetia illucens chromosome 4, iHerIll2.2.curated.20191125, whole genome shotgun sequence DNA segment encodes these proteins:
- the LOC119655886 gene encoding ubiquitin-associated domain-containing protein 1, giving the protein MIPWVREKFAERRARWLASRKRNDDVASSTLGATSGSAIPSGASTSASPALSLNSSRRVSEKQKSSATTSKLKSEENTSATPTPTSSKGAFRKVKVFSPTGKSQVIHIALNAKLVELKNQAIDNFQQTPGSLPVFAPDVRQLYTRYRLVRPDSTVPVNEGVTLDEANIRDNEIFLLSTKRTNPLNSTDNLHGPTEDDIRVATKDIPTSDAAPPRVDINELVLQSDLQFDVRKVLISLAMSSAYVIGAGPFATRLISMLRQRLLNKRKHQSDTIQCLVEMGFPREKVVYSLKINNGVYASALDWLVENENSIEEVPEDDTSQMPSSTSKSLHAANVAENIESLLDIVRTYSHRDVPPPQEMVRTLVDMGFTEKEVIKALKMTRNNQSAACEWLCGNRSTSLTELRDGLSNDSPILKAMMESPQVQLSLNNPKMFIAYLSMLENHNALSMWLGDNDTSSVLSHILRKYHEEKHILGINQFNNVR; this is encoded by the exons ATGATCCCGTGGGTTCGTGAAAAATTCGCTGAACGTCGCGCAAGATGGTTAGCCTCGAGGAAGCGAAATGACGATGTGGCGTCATCGACGTTAGGCGCGACGTCAGGATCGGCGATCCCGTCGGGTGCGTCGACAAGTGCATCGCCGGCTCTGAGCCTGAATTCAAGTCGTCGAGTCAGCGAAAAACAAAAATCGTCAGCGACTACGTCAAAATT aaaatctgaagaaaacacATCTGCAACACCAACTCCTACAAGTTCAAAGGGTGCTTTTCGAAAAGTTAAGGTTTTCAGTCCAACCGGTAAATCACAAGTTATTCATATTGCCCTCAATGCCAAACTGGTTGAATTGAAAAATCAAGCAATCGACAATTTCCAACAAACACCTGGTTCGCTACCAGTATTTGCACCTGACGTTCGGCAACTTTATACCCGATACCGTTTAGTGCGACCAGATTCAACGGTGCCGGTGAATGAAGGTGTTACATTGGACGAGGCAAATATTAGAGACAATGAGATATTTTTGTTAAGCACGAAACGCACAAACCCTTTAAATAGTACGGACAATTTGCATGGACCAACTGAAGATGATATACGTGTGGCGACAAAAGATATACCAACAAGCGATGCAGCACCACCTCGAGTTGATATTAATGAATTAGTTTTGCAGTCTGAT TTGCAGTTTGAtgttcggaaagtactgattTCCTTGGCCATGTCGTCCGCATATGTTATCGGAGCTGGGCCTTTTGCGACCCGTTTAATCTCAATGTTAAGGCAACGACTTTTAAATAAACGAAAACACCAAAGTGACACGATCCAGTGCCTTGTTGAAATGGGATTTCCCAGAGAAAAAGTCGTTTATTCGTTAAAAATTAATAA TGGAGTCTATGCATCCGCTCTCGATTGGCTGGTGGAGAATGAAAACAGCATAGAGGAAGTTCCTGAAGATGACACCTCCCAAATGCCTTCGTCTACTTCGAAGTCTCTCCACGCTGCC AATGTCGCTGAAAACATCGAATCTCTATTGGATATTGTTCGTACTTATAGTCACCGTGATGTACCACCGCCGCAGGAAATGGTTCGAACGCTTGTAGATATGGGTTTTACCGAGAAGGAAGTGATAAAAGCATTGAAAATGACACGAAATAATCAATCGGCTGCATGTGAATGGCTGTGTGGTAATCGTAGTACTAGCCTAACGGAATTACGAGATGGTCTATCAAATGATTCACCAATTCTTAAAGCAATGATGGAATCACCTCAGGTTCAATTGAGTCTTAACAATCCGAAAATGTTTATAG CCTATCTATCAATGTTGGAAAATCATAATGCGTTAAGTATGTGGCTTGGAGACAATGATACCTCATCGGTTTTATCGCATATTTTACGAAAGTACCATGAAGAGAAGCACATTCTAGGCATTAATCAATTTAATAATGTTCGATAA